From the genome of Vulpes lagopus strain Blue_001 chromosome 2, ASM1834538v1, whole genome shotgun sequence, one region includes:
- the OPALIN gene encoding opalin isoform X1: MPLGFSLNFTLPANTTSSPAATGGKEADCGPSLGLAAGIPSLVATALLVALLFMLIHRRRSSNESTEESEMPCEISEIYDNPKIAENPRRSPTHEKNLMGAEGAHVYVKTVAGSEEPMHDTYRPTVEMERRRGLWWLMPRLSLE; this comes from the exons ATGCCCCTC GGTTTCTCACTGAACTTCACACTGCCAGCCAACACG ACTTCCTCCCCAGCTGCTACAGGTGGGAAAGAAGCA GACTGTGGGCCCTCTCTTGGATTAGCAGCAGGCATCCCGTCCCTGGTGGCCACAGCCCTGTTGGTGGCTTTACTATTTATGCTGATCCACCGAAGAAGAAGCAGCAATGAATCCACCGAG GAAAGTGAGATGCcatgtgaaatttcagaaatCTATGACAATCCCAAGATTGCTGAG AATCCTAGGAGATCACCCACACATGAGAAGAATCTGATGGGAGCAGAAGGAGCCCATGTATATGTGAAGACTGTAGCAGGAAGCGAGGAGCCCATGCATGACACTTACCGTCCTACTGTCGaaatggagagaaggaggggatTGTGGTGGCTTATGCCCAGATTGAGCCTGGAATGA
- the OPALIN gene encoding opalin isoform X2 — MGFSLNFTLPANTTSSPAATGGKEADCGPSLGLAAGIPSLVATALLVALLFMLIHRRRSSNESTEESEMPCEISEIYDNPKIAENPRRSPTHEKNLMGAEGAHVYVKTVAGSEEPMHDTYRPTVEMERRRGLWWLMPRLSLE; from the exons ATG GGTTTCTCACTGAACTTCACACTGCCAGCCAACACG ACTTCCTCCCCAGCTGCTACAGGTGGGAAAGAAGCA GACTGTGGGCCCTCTCTTGGATTAGCAGCAGGCATCCCGTCCCTGGTGGCCACAGCCCTGTTGGTGGCTTTACTATTTATGCTGATCCACCGAAGAAGAAGCAGCAATGAATCCACCGAG GAAAGTGAGATGCcatgtgaaatttcagaaatCTATGACAATCCCAAGATTGCTGAG AATCCTAGGAGATCACCCACACATGAGAAGAATCTGATGGGAGCAGAAGGAGCCCATGTATATGTGAAGACTGTAGCAGGAAGCGAGGAGCCCATGCATGACACTTACCGTCCTACTGTCGaaatggagagaaggaggggatTGTGGTGGCTTATGCCCAGATTGAGCCTGGAATGA